One part of the Niveispirillum cyanobacteriorum genome encodes these proteins:
- a CDS encoding MFS transporter: MIRDLDEALETLPFGRLRVLVLLLVTSIIVLDGFDIQLAALAAPAMLAEWGLDRVAFGPVLAASLAGMAAGTALGGSIGDRIGRRPALIGAVLFFATMTALSALATGPVTLGLLRLATGLGLGAAVPNATALVAEWMPRRWRSYAVMLVIVAVPVGGMLGAALCAWMIPAFGWRACFILGGVAPVLLALIMIITLPESPQFLVTRDDRSNHLRHLVNRLAGDNRFDNVTIFRTSAPTPGKGGVAELLSVPLRAITWHLWAGFFAAMLALYGCLNWLPVLLSGLGLPMDQAVRGSMWFNLGGVAGALLGAWAGGRFGSARCLSALCLTGAFILSIAAIALALGHIPGVTAAMVPVLLAGGAILGVQVGLYGLAAARYPTSCRAAGIGWAATLGRGGAVVSALAGGWILAQPLGAALWLGVLTLALLYCWRAVRTL, translated from the coding sequence ATGATCCGCGATCTCGACGAGGCGCTGGAAACGCTGCCCTTTGGCCGTTTGCGGGTGCTGGTTCTGCTGCTGGTGACAAGCATCATCGTGCTGGATGGGTTCGATATCCAGCTGGCAGCCCTGGCAGCACCTGCCATGCTGGCCGAATGGGGCCTGGACCGCGTCGCGTTCGGGCCGGTGCTGGCAGCATCGCTGGCCGGCATGGCGGCGGGAACGGCGCTGGGCGGCAGTATCGGCGACAGGATCGGGCGGCGGCCCGCCCTGATCGGGGCGGTGCTGTTCTTCGCGACCATGACGGCCCTGTCCGCCTTGGCCACTGGTCCTGTGACATTGGGCCTGCTGCGGTTGGCAACCGGCCTGGGCTTGGGCGCAGCGGTGCCCAATGCCACGGCCCTGGTGGCCGAATGGATGCCGCGGCGCTGGCGTTCCTACGCCGTCATGCTGGTGATTGTCGCCGTTCCTGTCGGTGGCATGCTGGGGGCCGCACTCTGCGCCTGGATGATCCCGGCTTTTGGGTGGCGCGCTTGCTTCATCCTGGGTGGGGTGGCACCGGTGCTGCTAGCCCTGATCATGATCATAACGCTTCCGGAATCACCCCAGTTCCTGGTAACACGCGATGATCGCTCAAACCATCTCCGGCACCTGGTGAACAGGCTGGCTGGAGATAATCGTTTTGATAATGTAACAATATTTCGCACCTCCGCTCCAACCCCTGGAAAGGGCGGGGTGGCAGAACTTCTATCGGTGCCGCTACGCGCCATCACCTGGCATCTCTGGGCCGGATTCTTCGCCGCGATGCTGGCGCTTTACGGATGCTTGAACTGGCTGCCCGTCCTGCTGTCGGGCTTGGGATTGCCCATGGATCAGGCCGTGCGCGGGTCTATGTGGTTCAATCTGGGCGGTGTGGCGGGTGCCCTGCTGGGGGCCTGGGCCGGCGGGCGGTTTGGCTCGGCCCGTTGCCTGTCGGCCTTGTGCCTGACAGGTGCCTTTATCCTGTCCATCGCCGCCATCGCCCTGGCCCTTGGCCATATCCCAGGTGTAACTGCCGCCATGGTGCCGGTCCTTTTGGCGGGTGGCGCCATCCTGGGGGTGCAGGTTGGGCTTTATGGCCTTGCCGCTGCACGATATCCGACAAGCTGCCGGGCCGCCGGTATCGGCTGGGCCGCCACGCTGGGGCGCGGCGGGGCCGTGGTCAGCGCCCTGGCGGGTGGCTGGATCCTGGCACAGCCCCTGGGCGCTGCCCTGTGGTTGGGGGTCCTGACCCTGGCGCTGCTGTACTGCTGGCGCGCGGTCAGGACCTTATAA
- a CDS encoding fumarylacetoacetate hydrolase family protein encodes MSYAITPPAAVTLPVAGSDALFPVGRLFCVGRNYAAHAREMGASDREPPFFFMKPASAVLSGGGTLPYPPQTSDLHHEIELVVAMGAGGSVFGYGVGLDLTRRDLQGEAKKAGKPWDMGKVFDHAAPVSALVPAASVPSVDAGRIALSVNGELRQEGDLAEMIWTVPEIIAELSRFITLLPGDLIFTGTPAGVGPIQRGDQLDGMVAGVGTLSVKVA; translated from the coding sequence ATGTCCTACGCCATCACCCCACCCGCCGCCGTCACCTTGCCCGTTGCGGGCAGTGATGCATTGTTCCCCGTGGGCCGTCTGTTCTGTGTCGGGCGCAACTATGCTGCCCATGCCCGCGAGATGGGCGCGAGTGACCGGGAGCCGCCGTTCTTCTTCATGAAGCCGGCCAGCGCCGTCCTGTCTGGTGGCGGCACCTTGCCCTATCCGCCGCAGACCAGCGATCTTCATCATGAGATCGAACTTGTGGTGGCAATGGGCGCGGGCGGGTCCGTGTTCGGGTACGGCGTCGGGCTGGACCTGACGCGCCGTGACCTGCAGGGGGAGGCCAAGAAGGCCGGCAAGCCCTGGGACATGGGCAAGGTCTTCGACCATGCCGCCCCCGTCTCCGCCCTGGTGCCCGCCGCTTCTGTGCCCAGCGTCGATGCCGGGCGCATCGCCCTGTCGGTGAATGGGGAACTGCGGCAGGAAGGCGACCTGGCGGAGATGATCTGGACGGTGCCGGAGATCATCGCCGAACTGTCGCGCTTCATCACACTGCTGCCGGGCGATCTGATCTTCACCGGCACCCCCGCCGGCGTAGGGCCGATACAGCGTGGGGACCAGCTGGATGGCATGGTGGCGGGGGTCGGCACCCTGTCAGTCAAGGTGGCCTGA
- a CDS encoding sulfite exporter TauE/SafE family protein, with translation MPPWIDIAELSALMLLTGLAGGVLAGLLGVGGGIIIVPVLDIVLGLVGVDPAVRLHVAVATSLATIIPTAISSSRSHHRKGAVDLDLTKSWGSAVFIGAAIGTAIAGYAKGGVLAAIFGTIALVVAAKMLLPAGAFTLNRPLPKGPGAQTMPAAIGAFSSMMGIGGGTLTVPVLTLFNYPIHRAVGTASLFGLVIGIPGTIGYVLTGWGRADLPAGSLGYVNLIGLALIAPATMLAAPWGAKLAHSLTKRQLSVAFGCFLLIVGARMLYRAVTVLF, from the coding sequence ATGCCCCCCTGGATCGACATTGCCGAACTTTCCGCCCTGATGCTGCTGACCGGGCTGGCCGGCGGGGTGCTGGCGGGACTGCTGGGGGTGGGCGGCGGCATCATCATCGTGCCGGTGCTGGACATCGTGCTGGGGCTGGTGGGCGTCGATCCGGCGGTGCGCCTGCATGTGGCGGTGGCCACCTCGCTGGCCACCATCATCCCGACGGCCATTTCATCGTCGCGTAGCCATCATCGAAAGGGCGCGGTCGATCTGGACCTGACCAAGTCCTGGGGGTCGGCGGTGTTCATTGGCGCCGCCATCGGCACCGCCATCGCAGGCTACGCAAAGGGCGGGGTTCTGGCCGCCATTTTCGGCACCATCGCACTGGTGGTGGCGGCGAAGATGCTGCTGCCCGCCGGGGCCTTCACCCTGAACCGTCCGCTGCCCAAGGGGCCGGGGGCGCAGACCATGCCGGCGGCCATCGGCGCCTTTTCCAGCATGATGGGCATTGGCGGCGGCACCCTGACGGTGCCGGTCCTCACCCTGTTCAACTATCCGATCCATCGCGCGGTGGGCACGGCCAGCCTGTTCGGGCTGGTTATCGGCATTCCGGGCACCATCGGCTATGTCCTGACCGGCTGGGGCCGGGCGGACTTGCCGGCGGGCAGCCTGGGCTATGTCAACCTGATCGGTCTGGCTCTGATCGCGCCCGCGACCATGCTGGCCGCCCCCTGGGGGGCGAAGCTGGCGCATAGCCTGACCAAGCGGCAATTGTCTGTCGCGTTTGGCTGTTTCCTGCTGATCGTGGGGGCGCGGATGCTTTACCGTGCCGTCACGGTTTTATTTTAA
- a CDS encoding aspartate dehydrogenase produces the protein MVLRVGIAGYGTIGAAVGRALDAGMEGLTLTAVTSGDAAKARTRMAELKAQVPVVDAATLAELCDIIVECAPTAAFADIALPALARGRTLVTVSGAALLQRPDIIDAAGAHGGRIILATGALLGFDAVRAAAEGTIHSVTMVTRKPPTSLTKAKEVVERGLDLLSLTEPLKLFDGSAREGAARFPANVNVAAALGLAGIGPDRTQLQIWADPSVTRNCHRIVVDADSARLVLEIENVPTVENPGTGRITALSLVAAVRGLTSAFRVGS, from the coding sequence ATGGTATTGCGGGTCGGGATCGCCGGATATGGCACCATCGGAGCGGCTGTGGGCCGGGCGCTGGATGCCGGTATGGAGGGGTTGACCCTGACGGCGGTGACCAGTGGTGATGCCGCCAAGGCCCGGACCCGGATGGCGGAGCTGAAGGCCCAGGTGCCCGTTGTCGATGCCGCGACCTTGGCAGAGTTGTGCGACATCATCGTCGAATGTGCGCCGACGGCGGCCTTCGCCGATATCGCCCTGCCGGCCCTGGCGCGCGGTCGGACGCTGGTGACGGTCAGCGGCGCCGCCCTGCTGCAACGCCCCGACATTATCGACGCGGCGGGCGCCCATGGCGGGCGCATCATTCTGGCGACGGGGGCCCTGTTGGGCTTTGACGCGGTGCGCGCGGCGGCGGAAGGGACCATCCATTCCGTCACCATGGTGACGCGCAAGCCGCCGACCTCCCTGACCAAGGCCAAGGAAGTGGTGGAGCGTGGGTTGGACCTGCTGTCCCTGACCGAACCCCTGAAACTATTTGACGGATCAGCACGAGAGGGTGCGGCGCGGTTTCCCGCCAATGTCAATGTCGCCGCTGCCCTGGGTCTAGCCGGCATCGGACCGGATCGCACGCAGTTGCAGATCTGGGCCGACCCATCGGTCACCCGCAATTGCCACCGCATCGTGGTGGACGCCGACAGTGCCCGCCTGGTCCTGGAGATCGAAAATGTGCCGACGGTGGAAAACCCCGGCACGGGCCGCATCACGGCCTTGTCCCTTGTCGCCGCTGTGCGGGGCCTGACATCGGCCTTCCGCGTCGGCTCCTGA
- a CDS encoding VOC family protein yields MVIPLKHVAISTQDPEASRDFFANVMGWTVAGRVDSRNAQGYYVTDGTINIALLRFKNRPAAGLEFPEGYNGLHHLGFQCEDVEATAEYMEEQGFPPRHDINIAQGLGKNPDKDNAEYKMTGPASVMIDISERGWVGTSSYKPKAG; encoded by the coding sequence ATGGTCATTCCCTTGAAGCACGTCGCCATTTCCACCCAGGACCCGGAGGCGTCGCGCGACTTCTTCGCCAATGTCATGGGCTGGACCGTTGCGGGCCGCGTCGACAGCCGCAATGCCCAGGGCTATTACGTGACCGACGGCACCATCAATATCGCCTTGCTGCGCTTCAAGAATCGACCGGCCGCCGGTCTGGAATTCCCCGAGGGCTATAACGGCCTGCACCATCTGGGCTTCCAGTGCGAGGATGTTGAGGCGACGGCGGAATATATGGAAGAGCAAGGCTTCCCACCGCGCCACGACATCAACATCGCGCAGGGCCTGGGCAAGAATCCCGACAAGGACAATGCCGAATATAAGATGACCGGCCCCGCCAGCGTCATGATCGACATTTCTGAACGCGGCTGGGTGGGCACCTCCAGCTACAAGCCCAAGGCCGGCTAA
- a CDS encoding dihydrodipicolinate synthase family protein: protein MATQPFARIVPAVATPFFADGKIDLGRMAAHCRWLLAEGADGLLLFGSTGESASLTNAERMMVVDSLIAQGIEPGRLLVGTGCCALADTVLLSSHATDSGCAGVLVVPPFFFKGVPDAGVRRYFRDLIEGVNDPRLAIYLYHFPQTSGVPITPTLAQDLVRAHGSTIRGYKDSSGDWTNTQAVLEALPGLEIFAGTEARMVDLITRGGAGCISATANLHARSIRALLDAIGTPAEGDRLDKVAEFRNAFTGVPLVPAVKAVLAHLHNDPEWSRLRAPLMSLDGDAEAGLLRKLGL, encoded by the coding sequence ATGGCCACCCAACCGTTCGCCCGCATCGTGCCGGCGGTCGCCACCCCGTTTTTCGCTGACGGCAAGATTGATCTGGGCCGGATGGCGGCCCATTGCCGCTGGCTTCTGGCCGAAGGTGCCGATGGCCTTCTGCTGTTCGGCTCCACGGGCGAGTCCGCGTCCCTGACCAATGCCGAGCGCATGATGGTGGTGGACAGCCTGATCGCGCAGGGGATCGAGCCGGGCCGGTTGCTGGTCGGCACGGGCTGCTGCGCGCTGGCCGATACGGTGCTACTCTCCTCCCACGCCACCGACAGCGGCTGTGCCGGTGTCCTGGTGGTACCGCCCTTCTTCTTCAAGGGTGTGCCCGATGCCGGTGTCCGCCGCTATTTCCGTGACCTGATCGAGGGCGTGAACGATCCGCGTCTGGCGATCTATCTCTATCATTTCCCGCAGACGTCGGGCGTGCCCATCACCCCGACGCTGGCACAGGATCTGGTGCGGGCGCACGGCTCCACGATCCGGGGGTATAAGGACAGTTCCGGCGACTGGACCAACACCCAGGCCGTGCTGGAGGCGTTGCCGGGCCTGGAGATATTTGCGGGCACCGAGGCGCGGATGGTCGATCTGATCACACGCGGCGGGGCGGGCTGTATCAGTGCCACTGCCAACCTGCATGCCCGCTCCATCCGCGCCCTGCTTGACGCCATCGGCACCCCGGCGGAGGGTGACCGGCTGGACAAGGTGGCGGAATTCCGCAATGCCTTCACGGGCGTACCGCTGGTTCCGGCGGTGAAGGCGGTTCTGGCGCATCTGCATAATGATCCGGAATGGTCGCGCCTGCGCGCGCCCCTGATGTCGCTGGATGGCGATGCAGAGGCCGGTCTGCTGCGCAAGCTGGGGCTTTGA
- the kynU gene encoding kynureninase, producing MPTRAEIEALDRTDPLAGFRSEFTLPPGVIYLNGNSLGPMPTKAAVRAAEAATLEWGVGLIRSWNTAGWFAAPYKLGDRLAQLLGADAGEMVVTDATGLNQFKAVAAACALRPDRRVIVMEGSNFPTNNYMVQGLAAFLGQGHDIRFVEKDGILDAIRDDVAVVALTHVHYKSAHVLDMAAITAKAHAVGALTVWDLCHSAGAIPVDLNAAQADFAVGCTYKYLNGGPGSPAFIFAAKRHHAAMQQPLSGWWGHAAPFAFDRDYRPADGIGRMLTGTQAIISLQAAEPGIDLAVRADKHLAWAKSRAMGDLFITLVEERLGVDMFRLDSPRNGLLRGGHVALAHPHGYPIMKALIEAGVIGDFRAPDTLRFGFSPLYLRYTDVADAVDILADIMARDVWRDERFQARDAVT from the coding sequence ATGCCGACACGCGCCGAGATCGAAGCCCTGGACCGTACCGACCCGCTGGCCGGGTTTCGTTCCGAATTCACCCTGCCGCCGGGGGTGATCTATCTGAACGGCAACTCACTGGGCCCGATGCCGACCAAGGCGGCGGTGCGCGCGGCAGAGGCGGCGACGCTGGAATGGGGTGTTGGCCTGATCCGGTCCTGGAATACGGCCGGCTGGTTTGCGGCACCCTATAAGTTGGGCGACCGTCTGGCGCAGTTGCTGGGGGCGGATGCGGGGGAGATGGTGGTGACCGACGCCACCGGCCTGAACCAGTTCAAGGCTGTGGCGGCGGCTTGCGCCCTGCGCCCCGACCGCCGTGTCATTGTGATGGAAGGCAGCAACTTCCCCACCAACAATTACATGGTGCAGGGGCTGGCCGCCTTTCTGGGCCAGGGCCATGACATCCGCTTTGTGGAGAAGGACGGCATTCTGGACGCGATCCGCGACGATGTCGCCGTCGTCGCGCTGACCCATGTCCATTACAAGAGTGCCCATGTCCTGGACATGGCGGCGATCACGGCCAAGGCCCATGCGGTCGGTGCCCTGACCGTCTGGGACCTGTGCCATTCCGCCGGCGCCATCCCGGTGGACCTGAACGCAGCCCAGGCCGATTTCGCGGTCGGCTGCACCTACAAATACCTGAATGGCGGGCCGGGCAGCCCGGCCTTCATCTTCGCGGCCAAGCGTCACCATGCCGCCATGCAGCAACCGCTGTCCGGCTGGTGGGGGCATGCCGCCCCCTTCGCCTTTGACCGTGATTACCGCCCCGCCGACGGCATCGGGCGGATGTTGACCGGCACGCAGGCCATCATCTCCCTGCAGGCCGCCGAACCCGGCATCGACTTGGCCGTACGCGCAGACAAGCATCTGGCCTGGGCCAAGTCCCGCGCGATGGGCGATCTGTTCATCACGCTGGTAGAGGAAAGGCTGGGTGTTGACATGTTCCGCCTGGACAGCCCGCGTAACGGGCTTCTGCGCGGCGGTCATGTGGCGCTCGCCCATCCCCATGGCTATCCCATCATGAAGGCCTTGATCGAGGCTGGCGTGATCGGCGATTTCCGCGCCCCCGACACGCTGCGCTTCGGCTTCTCCCCGCTGTACTTGCGTTACACCGACGTGGCCGATGCCGTCGATATCCTGGCCGACATCATGGCGCGCGACGTCTGGCGGGACGAACGGTTCCAGGCAAGGGATGCAGTGACGTAA
- a CDS encoding sodium-dependent transporter, with amino-acid sequence MSSQPREQWSSRLAFLLSTIGSAVGLANIWRFPYTVGTGGGAVFLLTFLLSVAALALPLLIAELMVGRRYRVSPPNAIRAAAVEAGASPRWRFLGLAGVAAAILVLSFYSVVGGWVMAYILDPAADSAGIAQARFDGLVGDPVRLFAWSSLFLWATVAISMRGITGGVELANKVMTPILFLLLLAMAGYAMLVGDVAAAARFLFTPDFSKVTPDVLLDAFGQAFFALGVGATNLMAYGSYMDRGEKVIRSSVIIVGSAVFVSLLSGFAVFPVLFAMGLDPAGGPALTFVTLPYMFAHMPGGSVVGVAFFVLLFAAAITSAISMMEAPVSFLTERLGWKRAHAALLSGGLSWGLCLLSVLSFNIWSDVKPLAWAGLLTDKTFFGLFDYLTSNIVLPGGGCLIAVLVGWKISRAVQSGELGEGLAFRAWRFCIRWLAPLALAVIFAAKVVE; translated from the coding sequence ATGTCCAGTCAACCCCGTGAACAATGGTCGTCGCGTCTGGCCTTCCTGCTATCGACCATCGGGTCGGCGGTGGGGTTGGCCAATATCTGGCGTTTTCCTTACACGGTCGGCACCGGCGGCGGGGCGGTGTTTCTGCTGACCTTCCTGCTATCGGTGGCGGCCCTGGCCCTGCCGCTGCTGATCGCCGAACTGATGGTCGGGCGGCGCTACCGCGTGTCGCCGCCCAATGCCATCCGGGCGGCGGCGGTAGAGGCGGGGGCCAGCCCGCGCTGGCGCTTCCTGGGGCTGGCGGGTGTGGCGGCAGCCATTCTGGTCCTGTCCTTCTACAGCGTCGTGGGCGGCTGGGTCATGGCCTATATCCTGGACCCGGCGGCGGACAGCGCCGGTATCGCGCAGGCGCGGTTTGACGGGTTGGTCGGTGACCCCGTACGCCTGTTCGCGTGGTCCAGCCTGTTCCTGTGGGCGACCGTTGCCATTTCGATGCGCGGCATCACGGGCGGGGTGGAACTGGCCAACAAGGTGATGACGCCCATCCTGTTCCTGCTGCTGCTGGCCATGGCGGGATATGCCATGCTGGTCGGCGATGTCGCGGCGGCGGCCAGGTTCCTGTTCACGCCCGATTTCAGCAAGGTGACGCCCGACGTGCTGCTGGACGCGTTCGGGCAGGCCTTCTTCGCGCTGGGTGTGGGAGCCACCAACCTCATGGCCTATGGCTCCTACATGGACCGGGGGGAGAAGGTGATCCGGTCGTCGGTTATCATCGTCGGGTCCGCCGTGTTCGTGTCACTGCTGTCCGGTTTCGCGGTGTTCCCGGTGCTGTTCGCCATGGGGCTGGACCCGGCGGGCGGCCCCGCGCTGACCTTCGTCACCTTGCCCTATATGTTCGCCCACATGCCGGGCGGTTCCGTGGTCGGCGTGGCCTTCTTCGTGCTGCTGTTCGCGGCGGCCATCACCTCCGCCATTTCCATGATGGAGGCACCTGTATCCTTCCTGACCGAGCGGCTGGGCTGGAAACGGGCGCATGCGGCCCTGTTGTCGGGTGGGCTGTCCTGGGGCCTGTGCCTCCTGTCGGTTCTGTCCTTCAACATCTGGTCGGATGTGAAGCCGCTGGCCTGGGCAGGGTTGCTAACGGATAAGACCTTCTTCGGCCTGTTCGATTACCTGACCTCCAACATCGTCCTGCCCGGCGGCGGCTGCTTGATCGCAGTTCTGGTCGGTTGGAAGATCAGCCGGGCTGTGCAGTCAGGGGAGTTGGGGGAAGGTTTGGCCTTCCGAGCCTGGCGCTTCTGCATCCGCTGGCTGGCACCCTTGGCATTGGCGGTGATCTTCGCAGCGAAGGTGGTGGAATAA
- a CDS encoding LysR substrate-binding domain-containing protein — translation MSLNLTPLVLENRLRARLKFKQLQLLVMVAEHNNILRAAQVLNMAQPAATKTIRELEQTLGMDLFDRTSRGVTPTLFGEVVVRHAKLILSQLRHASEELVSLNTGTTGKIAVGTLLAAAPTLLPRAIVLLKKERPNINIQVVEGTNDKLMPMLRVGDLDMVVGRLPEYRERDGLSQEVLYYEPVSIVARKDHPLAGRGELTLADLMDEEWILPPPQTSLRRQIETAFRKAGLQPPIKTVESVSILTNHTLLLETDMVAAMPYQVVQSQPGLVRLPVNLRTALGPVGITLRTGVDLTPAATYFAGALRRVAKDVSADREMN, via the coding sequence ATGAGCCTGAACCTGACGCCGCTGGTGCTGGAGAACCGCCTGCGGGCGCGGCTGAAATTCAAGCAGTTGCAGCTGCTGGTGATGGTGGCCGAACATAATAATATCCTGCGCGCGGCCCAGGTGCTGAATATGGCGCAGCCGGCAGCGACCAAGACCATCCGCGAACTGGAACAGACACTGGGGATGGACCTGTTCGACCGCACCTCGCGCGGGGTGACACCCACCCTGTTCGGCGAAGTGGTGGTGCGCCATGCCAAGCTGATCCTGTCGCAGCTGCGCCACGCGTCGGAGGAACTGGTGTCGCTGAACACCGGCACGACCGGCAAGATTGCAGTGGGCACGTTGCTGGCCGCCGCCCCCACCCTACTGCCGCGCGCCATCGTTCTGCTGAAGAAGGAACGGCCCAACATCAATATCCAGGTGGTAGAGGGCACCAATGACAAGCTGATGCCCATGCTGCGCGTCGGCGATCTGGACATGGTGGTGGGCCGCCTGCCTGAATATCGGGAGCGGGACGGGCTATCGCAGGAGGTGCTGTATTACGAGCCGGTATCCATCGTTGCGCGCAAGGATCATCCCCTGGCGGGGCGGGGCGAGCTGACCCTGGCCGACCTGATGGATGAAGAGTGGATCCTGCCCCCGCCGCAGACCAGCCTGCGGCGCCAGATCGAAACTGCGTTTCGCAAGGCGGGTCTGCAGCCACCCATCAAGACCGTGGAATCGGTCTCCATCCTGACCAACCACACCCTGCTCCTGGAAACCGACATGGTCGCGGCCATGCCCTATCAGGTGGTGCAAAGCCAGCCGGGTCTGGTCCGCCTGCCCGTCAATCTGCGCACTGCACTGGGGCCAGTGGGCATCACCCTGCGGACCGGCGTGGATTTGACACCGGCGGCCACATACTTCGCCGGTGCTTTGCGTCGTGTGGCCAAGGATGTCTCGGCGGATCGTGAAATGAATTAA
- a CDS encoding 2-hydroxymuconic semialdehyde dehydrogenase, giving the protein MSHHAYPFQGRTIPAYIGGQFVTAGDSFPNISPIDGATLAPVHLSGKSEVDSAVTAARAALHGPWGRMPMRDRVALLRAVANGIRARFDDFVAAEVADTGKALHQARNIDVPRGAANFDLFADLALTRGTECFQTDTADGRGAVNYTIAKPLGVVAVVSPWNLPLLLLSWKLAPALACGNTVVAKPSEDTPSTAALLAEVMHEAGMPPGVFNLVHGFGPDSTGEFLVGHPGIDAITFTGESGTGSAIMRSAAAGVKPVSFELGGKNAAIIFADANFDDAVAGTVRSVFSNCGQVCLCSERVYVERPIFDRFVAAMKQKAEAIQVGSPYDGAGMGPLISAKHRDKVVSYFDLARQEGAITITGGGVPRFGDHRDQGAYVQPTIIAGLPEDARCVREEIFGPICHIAPFDTEEEVIAKANDSRYGLAAALWTRDVQRAHRVAHALEVGIVWVNDWFLRDLRTPFGGVKFSGIGREGGQHSLSFYSEPTTICIKL; this is encoded by the coding sequence ATGTCCCACCACGCCTATCCCTTTCAGGGCCGCACCATCCCCGCCTATATCGGTGGGCAGTTCGTGACGGCGGGGGACAGTTTCCCCAACATCTCCCCCATCGATGGCGCAACCCTTGCCCCGGTACATCTGTCGGGTAAGTCAGAGGTGGACAGTGCGGTGACAGCCGCCCGCGCCGCCCTGCATGGCCCCTGGGGCCGCATGCCGATGCGCGACCGCGTGGCCCTGCTTCGGGCCGTTGCCAACGGTATCCGCGCCCGGTTCGATGATTTCGTGGCCGCCGAGGTGGCCGATACCGGCAAGGCCCTGCATCAGGCGCGCAACATTGACGTGCCACGCGGGGCCGCCAATTTCGACCTGTTCGCCGATTTGGCCCTGACGCGCGGGACGGAGTGCTTTCAGACAGATACCGCTGATGGGCGCGGGGCCGTGAACTATACGATTGCCAAGCCTTTGGGCGTGGTGGCCGTGGTGTCGCCTTGGAACCTGCCCTTGTTGCTGCTGTCCTGGAAGCTGGCGCCTGCGCTGGCCTGCGGGAACACGGTTGTCGCCAAACCGTCGGAGGATACGCCATCCACAGCGGCGCTGCTGGCCGAGGTGATGCATGAGGCGGGGATGCCGCCCGGTGTGTTCAATCTGGTCCATGGGTTCGGACCGGACAGCACAGGCGAATTCCTGGTCGGCCATCCAGGCATCGACGCCATCACCTTCACCGGCGAAAGCGGTACCGGCAGCGCCATCATGCGCAGTGCGGCGGCGGGCGTGAAGCCGGTCAGTTTCGAACTGGGCGGCAAGAATGCGGCCATCATCTTTGCCGACGCCAATTTCGATGACGCCGTGGCCGGCACCGTGCGCTCGGTATTCAGCAACTGCGGACAGGTCTGCCTTTGTTCTGAACGCGTTTATGTCGAGCGCCCGATCTTTGACCGGTTCGTGGCCGCCATGAAACAGAAGGCGGAGGCGATCCAGGTCGGCAGCCCCTATGACGGGGCCGGAATGGGTCCCCTGATCTCCGCCAAACACCGCGATAAGGTCGTCTCCTACTTTGATCTGGCCAGGCAGGAAGGCGCCATCACCATCACCGGTGGCGGCGTGCCGCGTTTCGGCGACCATCGCGATCAGGGTGCCTATGTGCAGCCCACCATCATCGCGGGCCTGCCCGAGGATGCGCGCTGTGTTCGGGAAGAGATTTTCGGCCCCATCTGCCACATCGCCCCCTTCGATACGGAGGAAGAGGTGATCGCCAAGGCCAATGACAGCCGTTACGGCCTGGCCGCCGCGCTGTGGACCCGCGATGTACAGCGCGCCCACCGGGTGGCACACGCGCTGGAGGTCGGGATCGTCTGGGTCAATGACTGGTTCCTGCGCGATCTGCGCACGCCGTTCGGCGGCGTCAAGTTTTCCGGCATCGGGCGGGAAGGGGGGCAGCATTCGCTATCCTTCTATTCCGAACCCACCACCATCTGCATCAAACTTTAA